TTTGATTCTCACTATTAAGTTATCTTTACTCTAAATCCGAATTTGTATATGCATAGCTTGTATTCTGCCTCCCGCAGTCTGCtgctttagatttttatttatgattttccCCTTCAGACACTATCCTCGTGGGCTACTTCCAGCGTTGAGGAGGTTGCTTCAACGGGACCTGGCATTCGCTTTTTCCAACTCTATGTGAGTTTGAGAAATCATCTTTACACTTTTTGCATATTGTCTTGCTTGTTAGTGTTGTGTTGTATCGTCTGAATCATCAAATGATCAATGGTTACTGCTTATTTGTTCAGGTATACAAAGACAGGAATGTGGTTGCACAGCTTGTGAGAAGAGCCGAAAGGGCTGGTTTCAAGGCGATTGCCCTTACGGTGGACACTCCAAGACTTGGCCGCAGGGAAGCTGATATCAAGAACAGGTGAGACATCAAATGCAAGCAAATTAACTTCTGAAAGTGGGCGAAGGAAAGGAGGGTCTTAGTTTTGGTTTCATTGTTTCACCGTGCAAAGAATATGACAGTATTGGATTTCTTGCACATACTCGCTTGCAGGTTTACTTTGCCACcatttctgactttgaaaaactTTGAGAGTTTAAACCTTGGCAAAATGGATAAggtaaattctattttatcccTAATCAGTCTCAGTCATTCATTATCTATTTACTTTATCTGTTTGTTCATCTAATTGTGGAGATTATCTGGCAGACCGATGACTCTGGACTAGCTTCTTATGTTGCTGGTCAAATTGATAGGTCACTGAGCTGGAAAGTAAGAtgttgtatataatatatatattacatttctGGGACtgtataaaatagaaaaaattctcaaattgTGTTTATGGTCTATAAAACAGGATGTAAAGTGGCTCCAGACGATAACATCGTTGCCTATTCTAGTTAAGGGTGTTCTTACTGCTGAGGATGGTATGCAAGCTGATCTAAAGCCATCTTAATGAAACTACTTCGTTTCAATATTTTTGTCATGAAACCTGCAATGTTAATATTGCAGCAAGGCTAGCCATACAAGCTGGAGCAGCAGGAATCATTGTATCCAATCATGGCGCTCGCCAGCTTGATTATGTGCCTGCAACTATTATGGCTTTGGAAGAGGTACATACTTCCAGTGAATAACATATACTATAATTgccattttttgaaaatctatATGCGTAGTACTGTTGGAGTTTAATAACTTAGTGGAGCTAACATACAGGTTGTTAAAGCTGCACAAGGCAGAGTTCCTGTTTTTCTTGATGGAGGGGTTCGGCGTGGAACCGATGTCTTCAAGGCATTGGCTCTGGGTGCATCGGGAATATTTGTAAGTATTTGTACATATAGGATAATTAGCCTATCCTCCCCTGCAGCTGTTCCAGAACATATCTAGCAACCCCTTCTTGAACAACCCACGCGGTATATATTCACATATAAATCCTGATTGAATTTGGAAACCGTGTGATATTTCATTTTCAGATTGGAAGGCCAGTAGTGTTTTCATTGGCTGCGGAAGGGGAAGCTGGTGTTAGGAAAGTGCTTCAGATGCTACGCGATGAATTTGAGCTGACTATGGCATTAAGTGGTTGCCGCTCACTAAAGGAGATCACACGAAACCACATTGTTGCCGATTGGGACGAACCTCGTGTTGTACCCAGGTTGTAAAGGTGATGATGGCTTCTTTCAAATGGTCAAAAGTTCTAGGAGTCTATATTTCCATTAAAATAAACCTAGTGCTTGATTTGAtacaagtttacaaattaattatcagacatttcatttcatctagcattcatattagaaactaatcaaaatcatacatattgttcCTTAaacgagcccttgaggcccaaattacgcattagaaacaaatagggactaagtcgaaaactcaaaaaaattttcggaattatttaaaattttcaacactgcaggggtcacacggtttagagacacgcccgtgtctcaggccgtgtgggcattcgaaatagggacacatggccgtgtctcagcccgtgtccgtgcccgtgtagacgaaaataggacattttacaagccatatttctcacccaattctGTGTCAATCTACAATCAACATTACAcatatcaacaagccataattagacatccaaaacaagccaaaataagTGACTAAACTCAACAAATTACATATAAGCcatcattaaacaaaatacctatacatgccattataaccaaaatcaaaatatttgaaagtaccgatagaaccgatggatagtgatacaactccgacaagcttccaacccaatcgagcttccgataatctcaaaagtaaaggaaaacaaatacataagcaCTGAATGCTTAATAAGCTcgtataaattttaatcataatacttctttttaaatatgaaatttatacatatcaagaataatccaatattgataccacaatacCCATGAAGTTATATTTCACAACTcactaagtgaataaatctacaGTATCACTGATACATATTattcctagcatagtaggatttaaaacaactttaactctttcaaattttctttcttttcatttgcgtttctttactttccacactcattccatatgcataacacaccagtcataagcatatcattcaaccataactacaagctagtgcatttaaacatagacctttttcaaattaatcacatgataaagcatttcataagaaattgcataacttaaaccttaccactctttcataagcacaagcatattttcatttgagcacctaccatttcaatgcatcttataattaaacatattatcattcAACCATTAGTTTGGCACTTgtctaagcatcaaacaacaacacttgttagcgcacttgaacatatttcatataatttcaacATGAATAACCTTATTatctcaacatgtcacacttgaatttattactcgtctcaatttacataatttccattaatcaacatatcaagatattgatatatatacatttcacgatacatatcattcttttactgtttcttcatatacatatatcatccaagATAACTCTCGATAACTTACCATTCGAAGAACAACTTATGAATATTAGCACATCGCTTTCAGAAGCTTGAAGGCTGAACAGAATCTCATGAGAGCTAAatagaaacccataagggttgaacggaagctcataagagctgaacggaaacccatTAGGGTTGAACAGAAACTTATATGAGTTAAACAGAAGCTTGTGAGAGCTAAACAAAAACtaaacacgaaagttcgcaacaaatgctaaacctcggtttacttgggtaatttgctgTCAATTATTCCTTTGTTGTCTTTCGCCACACAATaattgtactcaatcccgcgttcCTTTTAAATCGGATATTCacttcaaattcataatttaacaatattctATTTTTCAACAACATgctaaatacataataatttaacaatattctatttttcaataatatactaaatacataatattattcatcatttcaatataattattaaacttaaaccATACAAACTtacgaattgaattgtaataattgCGGGAGTTCGGGgactattccgctatttttccttttttctcaaGTATCTACGGAatcttaatctaaaatataaaattactcattcattagcatgtatttcagtttcaattcatttcacaatttatacccttcaattttttgaatttacacaattacccagttttacaacttttacaatttatcccttaactagttaatctatcaaatcaactaatttttctcaattaataatttatccaaatattctagGCTATCATACAACccttaataaaacaaaatttaatactaaaccctaatattttaaccattttcacaatttgatcctaacatcaatatttaacaaaatcactttataatatcatcatacaacaaaattaaagctctaaacccacttgatattaataatttctttcattatattaatttatacaataaaaaattcatttcgtgcaatttggtcattttttacatttttacaaaattgcccttaaTTTCGGTCGGTTAActaaattttttcggttttacccgaattatgcacacccctaactactaaacttaaaaataacataaaaccttaACATTCATACCTTATTCAtttgaaaccaaaatttaacttaaCTTTCTCTCTCCTACAGCTTccatttcttgaatctaacttgatattctaacTCCCCATAgcctccttattatttttctctcttagtagctatgaaaattcttttgatttctaagtgaaaatggtgaatttttagtgaaaggaccaaattataaataaaagaaaatttctttctttcttttctcttctcacgttagtggcatggaaagatgatgagAATTCTTCATctcatcatctttctttccttatatactaaataaaataataataaaataaaaaatatatatataattaaaagtcaaatcaaaatattaataaactattatttatttaattaatctaaaatatcaccaacatcatcattactcttcaaaattatcttctttactaaatgactattttgcccctTATGATTCTTCAAAATGCTTCCACtgattttggtaaaattttgatttaacccCTGATGCTtttttcacttattcaatttggtcctaattcatccattttccttagtttctagatcatcccacccttaaaatatttacactattggtccttcaactttttaatctttacactttaaccccttaaattttgagtatttactcttgagccacaaaatttttctcacttttacgatttagtcctttcttgaattaatatatcataatatactttccaGTGTTGACATAACTTAAATTTcactttttgtcactttatttccttattttactatatcaagaaCAATATCTCACTttcttagggtgggtttggatgtgcggtgcgtttagctgcggttagtgtaaaaacaacggtggcggtgagattagatactgtagcgatactgtagcgtgagataaaaagtaagctaaacgcaccgcaccgcacccaatcgtccatccaaactcacccttagtgtAGTAActttcggggtattacaatgttgctactattttgttgttattatttggatattgtataaaacttatttttattgttaattttgttattattttgaagacatttgttaattttgttattattttagaggcatttgattgttaagttgcatctatattaatgttatttaagtatacatatttttcaaattttattttcaatttgttagaaaatatttattttgatatttttaatatttttgatatattataaatattttaaaataatataaaaattaatatgggcgaGCCGAGTCAAGcctaaattttaacatttttatttaagtcgaaaataaataaaattttaaacttatttttcgaGTCCAGCATGGACCTAACAAATGagctaaaattttagttgagcCATGCAGAACTTAGTGATGTGAAGTTTCGAACGAAATTTCGTGACCCATTACCTGACATTATCTCAAATTTCTAAGCATCAAATTCATACGCGTCTTCGGGGAAGTTTCTTTGGGCATTTTGGAGTGGCAAAGAACGGGAAATCCAGAAGAAACACAGCTGGGGTCTGGAGGGCACGATTTCCTGGTGATTTCATTTAcctatatttttgttttctaacaCACGGCATCCAGCTGTATGATCATTTTCTAAGTTGTTGGGATTGTGATTTTTGAGTCGGCACCTTAATCAATTGGGcgtgattttgtttttattattcacCAACTTGTTGGATTTCCAACTTTACTGCATACCCTTGAGACCAGACCACACAATCTCCAGCTACCGTCACAGTGGACATCGGTTCCAACAAAGCCAATTCCTAATCCAATCGCACGCCTTGTCCTTCCACCACACAGATTCCCGATTGAGtggaatatatacatataatataaattttttaaaaaagtttaatatttttagaataatttaattggaaGTGAAATTATTACCGTCAAATTTTCCAGGATTATTACAGTTTCTCTCTTACCATGTAGTGAGAATATTCTTAGGAGATGTTGACGATATAAAACATGTGGAAATATCTTAGTCCAAGtcgtaaaatttaattatggcataatgaaaatttgaaaattatttgaaatcaaCTCTAtacatattgattaaaattcttatttaatattatcaggaaagtaaaagaaataagttAAATAGCAAAAATGGCATAATAGATGCGTTAGCACGCATAATGGACAAATCGCAATAAAATATGGTTAGTAGTGTTTAAGGATGTAGGTATAGTTGgtcaaattttgataaagtttttgtgctttttattgtttatttatttattttttaatattttgtaaccTATAATTATAGTGATGGTACTATTAAATTACATTGTCTTCTCTAATTTAGCCAACATAGCAACACATTGATTACCTTCTTTAAACGTGTACTTCAACTGATATCAATGGAAATCAGCAAAGAGAATGATGCAACCATAAACAAGAGTATGCAACGAAGGATTAGTTGAACtctgattttgaattaaagtaaTAAACCCCCATAGTCCCGCTTGCAAATTTGTGATACGGGGAATACGGAGCATCCCATTTTCAGCCCTCCCAAGATTAGCAGCCATTGCAGAACCATCCGTACTGAGTTTTACGATTAAAATGCATATATAACTGTCCCCcaaacatattttcaaaatttgtatgTAACTGAACGAATTACGAATTTACGATAAATTGTAGCAAAGTTAAAACCCAACCTTAGatctcatatatattatataaggtacaaaaacatttaagaaaacaattttATATGGAATGGTTACTTTTGTGACAAGTAGATTGTCACATTGTTTCGCACatcatcatcttttattttataaaaccgGATTCgtaattaaaaagatataaattatttaaatcacaccttaaatagttaataacacttttaatattttaatattaattcatgtacaactcaaaaaaaaaaaaattttacctaattaattacaaaaagttaattaaaaattctaattatttttaaaatatttaatttgtgaaatattatgcataaatttcttttatcatcttttacaaaaaaaaaattatacaaaaattataaaatgatttaatgtatttttgttGAGGGAAATGACTTTGACcgttttattttcttacttcAAGTAAAGCGCGaacacttaaatttattaagaaaatattttatcattttgattttaataaaattggaaCTCAACGcctaaaagaacaaaaacattATCATTTACCTAGGCTGATCAACTGATGTAtctcaataattttaattaataggtGCATTGCAAGGGAAAGAAACTAGTTTGAAGCAAGACGAAAGATGAAGCCTGCAATTTTTGTATATTGGTTGTAAATGATGGAAATGGAAGACCATCACAAGAACAATACAACAATGAAATAATTAAGCATAATTGAcgtaaattaacaaattaatggTTAAAAAAATCATACTCTTCAAGTACTAGCGtaattattcattcataaatttacaacaaaaaacaaaattaaaaaaaaagggtaataGTTCCTAGCCGAAAACATAGATCAGTTGCTTCAATTCCACTAAATTTCAAGCATTGATGATGACCTCTATATATTAATGGTAAGGAGAGGTAGCTTGGATTCGCGTCTTTCGTTTCTGGAGGAACCGTTGAAGCGATCTCTTCATGGAAAGTGATGTGTTTGGGCTATTCACCTGGGATTTTAACGTCGGCGACACCGGTTCCCATCCCGTCGGACTTTTCATTCTTTCAACTCTTTCCCGGTTTGCTAATATTAGAATGGCTTTTGCCTGCAATTTCATGtgcaaatatttattaacaaaaCTGACCCACCAAATCCGTATATCATAACTCtcggaatatatatatatatatatatatggagtTGTTTTACTGAATCATGTTCATGGATTTAggattcaataaattaatataagagTTTTTAAATCTGATTTAAGTGTCATGCCATAAAATTCGtggttaattaaaatgaaatcctcttaaaatttattaggaTTACAATGGCAAATTAAATCATAGTTTCGTATTTAAGTAACTAGGTTATTACAAAAAGTAGAGATTTTTATGATTCACAAGTGGATATAACATAACATTTCCAGtagtttcaaaaataatttaaaagtaataatatagAAATCTTCTTCGccattcttttgtttttcttcatcCAACTCCAATGCATTTATTTCCTAAAGTTTCTCAAGTAAAACGGAATCCTAACCTGAAGCTCTGTAACATCAGATACGCAAACTCTTCCATTGTAGAAAATTGTTAGCTGTTGCTGCTGGGTTTCTGGGCTTTCGATTCTTTCTTCCATCCTTCAATcaccaaaaaatgaaaaagaaatcagTTATACTATTCATTTCGTTAAACACTTATCAATGTTGATGCGAAAAACGAATGCCTACAGCCTACATATATAAAGAGAAGAAAAGGGAAGTACTTACATGTCGTGACTGTCGCTGGGATAACTAGAAGGAAGAAGACGAAGTTCCAAGTTGCAGTTTCGtctcatttttatatataaaaagaagtCTGTTTTAAACTAAAGCTGCGATTAAAAGCTTTGGGTGGTTTAGGGAAGAAGCTGAAGAGATGGAATatagaaagagaagaagaaaatgagaataTGTTGGGGGATAAGATGAAGAAGGGGTTAAATATAAAGGAAAGGTGGTGGGGTGGGTACTGAAAGCTATGTTGAACACGCGATGCACAAAAAACGCGACACACAATACAATTACAACCCATTAAGAAAtcgaaataaaacaaaacagcTCCAAATTTCTTGAATTTAAGCACATGGAAAACGCTCTTCTTATTTCCTAATTGTTTCACAAAGGTACAAAACGCCAACTTTTTCCTGTTTTTTCTCCTTTCTAATAAAACTACTATGCTAATCGATAACCTCATTTTCCTGATTTGCTTTTTTACAAGTCGGCATtactttttttaacaaaaatgtttttttttcatgaaaattaaattgccTTTTCATGTGttgataatgaaattttagattACAATAACCAGATAAAATGctatatttatacttatcaGTTAATCCAAAATCAATAAATTGGACCTATTTTATTCAGTTCAACTTATTCgtctaattcaattaaataaaataagaaaataccGGCCTTGTGGAGGGGAAATTTTTAATGATAGACAGTATTGACATTTACGGAAACGAtgtataaattcaattaaatgacaCAGAAATGGgttgtatttttcttttggggatGGTCTTTTGTTTAACATTTGGGTTGTGTTATTAATATTAGCCTTTCTAAGCTACCAAATTAactaaagaatttgaaaaaCCTCCGTTGCTTATAACATCATTAATTTTAGAGTGAGATTGTTTCATTAAAAGcatttttaaagtttagattggttatttagaaaaattaatattatgtaaAAGATTCTttatatttggtaattttcttgaAATCATTTTGTAAAAATCGTTGGATGTGAAACAAATACAACATATATATAGTTgctacaaaatattataataatattttcttttaacagtcaaaattaatttctaataagattgagaaaaatataatgtcggtaattacaatatatcgcaaagaaaaatagaaatagaaaataaagaacacacagattttacgtggaaaccctttcgagaaaaaatcacgggcagaggagaagaaaattcactatgtcgaattcgaattaattacaagaggagtagactatgcctatttataggcttgtaaaccttattctaataggagtgaaactccttattctaatcaatatcatatacatggagtttaataagatttaaaaaaccttattctaaaataaaataaaagaactacaATTCTATAaggattttagttttattttattttaccactatactttatttaaataaggattcgagtcacttaattctaacaatctccaccttgacacgaattcttaataaacaagttcttcatcgcgaactttcaatgaacaagttctccacctcttccataaaaccccttaagggtttatcttcaacaattaacaccaaccaagtctaagcaatactcaaacttggttataggaagtgacttagtcatcatatctgcaggattttcatgagtactaattttgctcacaacaatatcaccacgagcaataatatcacgaacaaaatgataccgaacatcaatgtgttttgttctctcatgaaacatttgatcttttgtaaggaagatggcactctgactgtcacaaaatactgtattgatttgaaggtcttcattgagttcattaaagagtcccttcaaccatatagcttctttacaagcctcagtaatcgtcatgtactcagcttcagtggtagacaaagcgactatagtttgcaaagtggctttccaactgattgcacaacctccgattgtaaagacacaACCGATGAGAGATCTTATTCTATCGAGGTccccagcaaaatcagcatcaacatacccaatgactccatctctagttcttccaaactgtaaacAAATAtcggtagtacctcgtaagtatcttaaaacccactgaactgctttccaatgttctttaccaggattcgccatgtatctgctaactgcattaactgcatatgataaatttagacgtgaacaaaccatggcatacatgagagatcccactgcactagagtatggaacatgtgatttgtactcaatctcatcatctgattgtggagacaaagccgatgaaagtctaaaatgggttgctaaaggagtactaacaggcttagcattctgcatattgaatctggaaagaactttctcaatgtaccctttctgacttagatacaatttacttacttttctatccctgagaatctccataccaagtatcttctttgctggtctcaagtatttcatctcaaattcttcactaagttgggctttgacctttcttatctctcttttatctttcgctgctataAACATGTCATCAatataaaggagtagatacacaaaagaaccatcactgtttttcttaaagtaaacacaactgtcaaatctacttcttttaaaatcatgagaagtcataaaggaatcaaacctcttataccactgtcttggtgactgtttcaaaccgtaaatggactttttcagcaaggaAACATAGTCATCTTTTTCTGaaactgtaaaaccctctggttgttgcatgtaaatatcctcctcaagttctctatgcaaaaatgcagtttttacatctaactgctcaagctccaaatcatgcatggccacaataccaagcaaagctcgaatcgaactatgcttcacaactggagagaacacatctgtgaagtccactcctggaatttgactgtaaccctttgcaacaagccttgctttatatctgggttcttcaactcttggagtcctctatttctttttaaacacccatttaccacgaacaacctttttacctttagaaagtttcacaagatcccattttttatttttgtgtagtgattccatctcctcttgcatagcaaacatccacttttctgagtcttcacaactaaccgcctcagaataattagatagcctttgatttgcatctatatcttcagccacatttaaagtataagcaactagatcagcctcggcatacttctttgcaggtttaatttctcttctagttcttttggcgatagagtattgtggtgaagaagcaactctattttgaatttttgtactggctttagTAGTCAACTCTGTTATAAATTCTAGAtcaatctgatgctccacctgcttttgattttctttattggaagaatctttaagagataagttaggtagcatagcagtttcatcaaaaacaacatctctgctaatcacaacttttctattttcaggacaccataacttatacccttttacaccagctttataaccaagaaaaacacatttaatagatcttggttccaattttccattatcaacataaGCATACGCAAGACaaccaaaaaactttaaatcagaatagtcagcaggattaccagaccatacctcttgtggagtctttttctcaatggcaacggatggagatcggttgatcaaaaaacatgtagTAGAGGCTGCTTCTGCCCAAAAAGACTTTgataagttggcatttgacaacatacatcgaccCTTCTCtatgatcgttctgttcattcgttctgcaacgccgttttgctgtggagtatgacgaactgtcaagtgtctcatgatcccttctgactggcacagtttattaaattcatcagaacagaactctaagccattgtctgtgcggagatattttatttactttcccgtctgtttttcaatcatggttttctAAGAATTAAATAcggaaaacacatcgcttttctgcttcaggaagaaagcccacacttttctggaaaaatcatcaatagaagttagcatataattagctccacctctcgaaggcactctagatggcccccatagatcagaatgaatatactctaacgttcccttcgtgttgtggattcctctggtgaatcgaactctcttttgcttccaaaaaatgcagtgctcacagaacttcagtttgcaaattccttgcccatcaagaagtcctcttttgctcaattctgccatgccattctcactcatatgccctaggcgcatatgccaaaatttagtaatatcatcatctgacaaggaagaggatgacACAGCTACATCTCCAGTAAtagtagaaccctgcaaaacatataacttggcagtctttctctaccatttcatcacaatgagggaacctttggaaattttcaaaaccccactttcagctgtatttgtacccttttgaatcaagagtactcaatgaaattaaatttctctttaattctggaacatgtcgtacgtcactTAGTGTTCtaacaactccatcaaacattttaactctaattgttccaacacctgcaattttacatgaagcattatttcccatcaacacaataccttcagacaatgtttcgtaagttgtaaaacAATTctgattgggactcatgtggaaggtgcaatccgaatcaaggatccactcatCGTTCGC
This sequence is a window from Gossypium raimondii isolate GPD5lz chromosome 5, ASM2569854v1, whole genome shotgun sequence. Protein-coding genes within it:
- the LOC105771299 gene encoding protein TIFY 5A; translation: MRRNCNLELRLLPSSYPSDSHDMMEERIESPETQQQQLTIFYNGRVCVSDVTELQAKAILILANRERVERMKSPTGWEPVSPTLKSQVNSPNTSLSMKRSLQRFLQKRKTRIQATSPYH
- the LOC105767964 gene encoding glycolate oxidase; protein product: MEITNVTEYEAIAKEKLPKMVYDYYASGAEDQWTLKENRNAFSRILFRPRILIDVSKIDMTTTVLGFKISMPIMIAPTAMQKMAHPEGEYATARAASAAGTIMTLSSWATSSVEEVASTGPGIRFFQLYVYKDRNVVAQLVRRAERAGFKAIALTVDTPRLGRREADIKNRFTLPPFLTLKNFESLNLGKMDKTDDSGLASYVAGQIDRSLSWKDVKWLQTITSLPILVKGVLTAEDARLAIQAGAAGIIVSNHGARQLDYVPATIMALEEVVKAAQGRVPVFLDGGVRRGTDVFKALALGASGIFIGRPVVFSLAAEGEAGVRKVLQMLRDEFELTMALSGCRSLKEITRNHIVADWDEPRVVPRL